Proteins found in one Paenibacillus sp. FSL R10-2782 genomic segment:
- a CDS encoding selenium metabolism-associated LysR family transcriptional regulator codes for MNFHQLHIFYTVAERGSFSAAAQALHMTQPAVTMQIQSLEDYFGTKLLHRSTKKIELSEAGATLLPFAKKSMELIREADEAMSAFTHMLEGRLHIGASLTIGEYIVPRMLGPFGQEYPHIRMAMNVMNTTQIMDDILKHQLNLGLIEAPIQHPDIVVEPVMQDELKLIVPSGHALAKAKKVVLEDVFKHPFVAREKGSGTRQVIEDELRSRGVDASRLSIVMEMGSTGAVKSAVEAGLGITMLSPSSVKHEVALGLLKIVNISDITFKREFYAIHLKSALLPIPVVTFLSFLRRHDQGTDVSGDTVNELAEMKEEENV; via the coding sequence ATGAACTTTCATCAGCTGCATATTTTTTACACGGTAGCGGAGCGGGGAAGCTTCTCGGCAGCGGCGCAAGCGCTGCATATGACGCAACCTGCCGTGACGATGCAAATTCAGTCTTTGGAAGATTATTTTGGTACGAAGCTACTGCATCGATCTACCAAAAAAATCGAGCTGTCGGAGGCAGGAGCGACACTGCTGCCTTTTGCGAAAAAAAGCATGGAGCTAATCCGTGAAGCTGATGAGGCGATGTCTGCTTTTACTCACATGCTGGAGGGGAGATTACATATTGGCGCAAGTCTTACGATCGGCGAGTACATTGTACCGAGAATGTTGGGGCCGTTTGGTCAGGAGTACCCTCATATACGCATGGCAATGAACGTAATGAATACGACTCAAATTATGGATGATATTTTAAAGCATCAATTGAATTTAGGGCTGATTGAAGCACCGATTCAGCACCCGGATATCGTGGTGGAGCCTGTGATGCAGGATGAGCTGAAGCTGATTGTTCCTTCGGGACATGCACTGGCGAAGGCCAAAAAGGTAGTTCTGGAGGATGTGTTTAAGCATCCTTTTGTAGCAAGAGAAAAGGGGTCAGGTACAAGGCAAGTGATAGAGGACGAGTTGAGAAGCCGCGGTGTTGATGCGTCCCGGCTTTCCATCGTTATGGAGATGGGCAGCACTGGAGCGGTCAAATCGGCGGTTGAGGCTGGATTAGGCATTACGATGCTATCGCCTTCTTCGGTGAAGCATGAGGTTGCACTCGGATTGCTGAAAATCGTAAATATTTCCGACATCACCTTCAAACGCGAGTTTTATGCCATCCATCTGAAATCAGCACTGCTGCCGATTCCGGTGGTAACCTTTCTGTCATTCTTGCGCCGT
- a CDS encoding YlbG family protein, translating into MFAERTGYIIWVSDIKAARNLEKYGNVHYISRRMHYVVIYMNADRAEDTVKNIRRLSYVRKVERSFRNEIRTEYNDDKEKLKEYEI; encoded by the coding sequence ATGTTTGCCGAGCGGACAGGGTACATCATTTGGGTAAGCGATATCAAGGCTGCCCGCAATTTGGAGAAATACGGGAATGTCCACTATATTTCGAGGCGTATGCATTATGTTGTCATATACATGAATGCGGATCGGGCAGAGGATACCGTTAAGAATATTCGCAGGCTTTCCTATGTGCGCAAGGTCGAACGCTCTTTCCGAAATGAGATCAGGACGGAGTATAACGACGATAAGGAAAAATTAAAAGAGTATGAAATATAA
- a CDS encoding YlbF family regulator produces MSVAELNTVNMAEVLINAYELGDMVNRSFEVSDYLYWKQRVEWNPSIQACVRKLDAKKELFAETERFGHFHPNFHEAKDAVQVVELELEQFQEVQEFKRAERALDDMLHAMSETIAYSVSDTIKVPSNDPNVKKGGCGSGGKCSCG; encoded by the coding sequence ATGAGCGTAGCCGAATTGAACACGGTCAATATGGCAGAAGTGCTTATTAACGCCTATGAATTGGGCGATATGGTCAACCGGTCCTTTGAGGTATCGGATTATTTATATTGGAAACAGCGTGTGGAATGGAATCCGTCGATTCAGGCGTGTGTGCGCAAGCTGGATGCCAAAAAGGAGCTGTTCGCTGAAACGGAACGCTTTGGGCATTTTCACCCAAATTTTCATGAAGCGAAGGATGCAGTGCAGGTCGTTGAACTGGAGCTGGAACAATTTCAGGAGGTTCAGGAGTTCAAACGGGCAGAAAGGGCGTTGGATGATATGCTCCATGCCATGTCTGAAACGATTGCTTATTCTGTGTCTGACACCATTAAGGTGCCAAGCAATGATCCGAATGTGAAAAAGGGTGGCTGCGGTAGCGGAGGCAAGTGCTCCTGCGGATAG
- a CDS encoding helicase-associated domain-containing protein: protein MGVTNTEGGWKELASDELLVLRQCFIRHAGQPMKEEEPLSLTRGALSGAETKLALHRLRDRGWLEAVTKSWGERMLYIPVHRLPDLYEMLLEQSQSTMKTMDTDQPLTVHEALTGLEAELLHALSRIAVQGVPLTAKGIIHKRSLQKLNELTPFHPEDLTGLGLQYAYAELYPVQTVVMMDLLLSLGLLVKEAATFHVQEAGLAVWIRLSAWQMRKHILVTLMERYGKAEASMQHFRYMLCVASSHVGPEGWIHIGSLLQWMTQTGLISQESVSGLDRKSGDPLDLSAIHASHVRIEDNTASHFSLNGQYMDMVRGWVTALTAFGMGDWGLTASGELCFRWNVQALDMLRSDDEMDGVQERGTFYVQPDFEILVPPDVAYDVRWKLECFCERVTGDRMVVYRITRESVTEAIELGMEAKAISALLDRYSRTGVPDHVRVAVEQWAGDVGRTAFATVTLLRCGTREDADSAARHPGLAGLLERIGERDFIIPARSAVKIRRTLATIGLSPRQEMEGVDEPVHRYPLVAKTEEVCPVCSNSPFDADDTETTVGETLTNSTQEWPMFSQEGRAGLVYTGRTLHFYKREHTLPDPSDYFPEKSAVPASWTKEWRSYHASTARELMEQAIRWQVAVGLRIGEKEVKWIPEAVAPGEPWSVTGWYATGLDGETFPRTTLQPGEWSDMRLLVPFT, encoded by the coding sequence ATGGGCGTAACAAACACGGAAGGCGGCTGGAAGGAGCTTGCATCGGATGAGCTGTTAGTGCTACGTCAATGCTTTATCCGGCACGCGGGACAGCCCATGAAGGAAGAAGAGCCATTAAGTCTTACCCGGGGAGCGCTGAGTGGAGCCGAAACGAAACTGGCACTGCACAGACTGCGCGACCGGGGCTGGCTGGAGGCGGTTACCAAATCGTGGGGCGAACGAATGTTATATATTCCGGTTCATCGGTTGCCGGATCTGTACGAAATGCTGTTGGAGCAAAGCCAAAGTACGATGAAAACGATGGATACGGATCAACCGCTGACGGTGCATGAAGCGTTGACGGGGCTTGAAGCGGAGCTGCTGCACGCGTTGTCCCGTATTGCCGTGCAGGGAGTTCCTTTGACAGCGAAAGGGATCATTCATAAACGGTCACTGCAAAAGCTAAATGAGTTGACTCCCTTTCATCCGGAAGATTTGACTGGACTTGGGCTACAATATGCGTACGCCGAGCTGTATCCGGTGCAAACGGTGGTGATGATGGACTTGCTGCTCAGCTTGGGTCTGCTGGTAAAGGAAGCTGCTACTTTTCATGTACAGGAAGCCGGGCTGGCAGTGTGGATTCGCTTGTCTGCTTGGCAAATGCGCAAGCATATTCTTGTCACACTGATGGAAAGGTATGGAAAGGCCGAGGCATCTATGCAGCATTTTCGTTATATGCTGTGCGTTGCCTCCAGCCATGTGGGACCTGAAGGCTGGATTCATATCGGGTCGTTGCTCCAATGGATGACTCAGACGGGACTGATTTCGCAGGAGAGTGTGAGCGGATTGGACCGTAAAAGCGGTGATCCTCTGGATTTATCTGCTATACATGCAAGCCACGTAAGGATTGAGGACAACACGGCATCTCATTTCAGCCTTAACGGACAATACATGGATATGGTTAGGGGCTGGGTGACAGCGCTGACCGCCTTTGGAATGGGTGATTGGGGTCTGACCGCGTCGGGAGAACTGTGTTTTCGCTGGAACGTACAAGCGTTGGATATGCTTCGTTCCGATGATGAGATGGATGGGGTTCAGGAGCGAGGTACCTTTTATGTACAGCCGGATTTTGAAATATTGGTGCCGCCGGATGTAGCTTATGATGTACGTTGGAAGCTGGAATGCTTTTGTGAACGTGTGACGGGGGACCGGATGGTGGTATACCGAATCACCCGAGAAAGTGTTACAGAGGCGATCGAGCTAGGGATGGAGGCTAAAGCTATTTCAGCACTTCTGGATAGGTATAGCCGGACAGGCGTGCCTGACCATGTACGCGTGGCAGTGGAGCAGTGGGCAGGCGATGTGGGACGGACAGCGTTTGCAACGGTAACACTTCTGCGTTGTGGTACCCGAGAGGACGCAGATAGTGCTGCACGTCACCCCGGACTGGCTGGATTGCTTGAACGGATTGGCGAAAGGGACTTTATTATTCCGGCACGTTCGGCTGTCAAAATCCGCAGGACACTTGCTACGATTGGGCTGAGTCCGCGCCAGGAGATGGAGGGGGTGGATGAGCCGGTTCACCGTTATCCGCTGGTGGCGAAAACGGAGGAAGTTTGTCCCGTTTGCTCCAACAGTCCATTTGATGCGGATGATACAGAAACGACAGTTGGCGAAACGTTAACCAACTCAACTCAGGAATGGCCGATGTTTTCACAAGAGGGAAGGGCAGGTTTGGTTTACACGGGGCGGACGTTGCACTTTTATAAACGGGAGCATACGCTACCTGACCCATCCGATTATTTTCCAGAGAAATCGGCAGTACCCGCGTCATGGACAAAAGAATGGAGAAGCTACCATGCCTCCACCGCCCGTGAGCTCATGGAACAGGCGATTCGCTGGCAAGTGGCGGTGGGACTGAGAATCGGTGAAAAAGAGGTCAAATGGATACCGGAAGCGGTGGCTCCCGGTGAGCCGTGGAGTGTGACTGGCTGGTATGCTACCGGCTTGGACGGTGAGACGTTTCCCCGCACGACTTTACAGCCGGGGGAATGGTCTGATATGCGCCTGCTGGTTCCTTTTACATAG
- a CDS encoding DNA repair helicase XPB: MNPDHPCIVQRDFTVLLEMGLPASEHARSQLQVYAELVKSPSAFHTYHITPLSLWNAAALGWSAADVQHSLHSMSRWDIPRDLLKDIERLVSRYGTLTLSRARVEEKGRYSMHTADLNSIEQEATIGMEMDTAHSRTAADRLILTADSPALLDELLLKQDLEQLGLLRDSEVTVSVPSENRGLLKQELTRLGFPVMDTAGYLEGNQLRFSLGQGQTELKLRDYQVEAADAFEGTDGLGGSGVLVLPCGAGKTVIGMAVMERLQCEVLILTSNTTSVRQWIEELKQKTDIPADSIGEYSGQKKEVRPITAATYQILTHRRTKDGEFEHLKLLSERKWGLIVYDEVHLLPAPVFRATADIQATRRLGLTATLVREDGCERDVFSLIGPKRYDMPWKELERQGWIAQVDCVELRLPMSAALLERSMRAEGRQQYRIAAENPAKLEAVRSLMQHHQGLPTLIIGQYLDQLRLLAQELSVPLITGSMSQTERVRWFDAFRKGTIRTLLVSKVANFAVDLPDAAVAIEVSGSFGSRQEEAQRLGRILRPKSGKNKAYFYALVTENSKETDFAARRQLFLIEQGYEYAIRRFSSGEAIGNLNDEAEAGGKKREA, translated from the coding sequence ATGAATCCGGATCACCCTTGTATTGTACAACGTGATTTTACCGTTTTGCTGGAAATGGGCCTGCCCGCTTCGGAGCATGCACGTTCACAGTTGCAGGTTTATGCGGAGTTGGTTAAAAGCCCGTCCGCTTTTCATACATATCATATCACTCCATTGTCCCTGTGGAATGCGGCCGCCCTCGGGTGGAGTGCCGCGGATGTTCAACATAGTCTGCATTCCATGTCCCGTTGGGATATTCCCCGTGATTTGTTAAAGGATATTGAACGACTCGTCTCCCGTTACGGGACGCTGACGCTGTCACGGGCGAGAGTGGAAGAAAAGGGCCGTTACAGCATGCATACTGCTGATCTGAATAGTATTGAGCAGGAAGCAACTATAGGCATGGAGATGGATACAGCTCATAGCCGTACAGCGGCTGACCGCTTGATATTGACGGCCGACAGCCCGGCTTTATTGGATGAACTGCTGCTCAAGCAGGATCTTGAGCAGCTTGGTTTGCTTCGTGACAGTGAAGTGACCGTGTCGGTTCCTTCAGAAAATCGGGGCCTGCTCAAGCAGGAACTGACCCGACTTGGATTTCCGGTTATGGATACGGCAGGCTACCTGGAGGGGAATCAGCTTCGTTTTTCTCTAGGTCAGGGACAAACGGAGCTGAAGCTTCGTGATTATCAGGTGGAGGCGGCTGATGCGTTTGAGGGGACAGACGGCCTGGGTGGCAGCGGTGTGCTGGTGCTTCCGTGTGGAGCGGGAAAAACCGTGATTGGTATGGCAGTGATGGAGCGGCTTCAGTGCGAGGTGCTTATTTTAACCTCCAATACCACATCGGTTCGGCAATGGATTGAGGAATTGAAGCAAAAGACGGATATTCCTGCCGATTCCATTGGGGAATACAGTGGTCAGAAAAAAGAAGTGCGTCCGATTACGGCAGCGACCTACCAGATTTTGACGCATCGCCGTACCAAAGACGGAGAATTTGAGCATTTGAAGCTGCTAAGCGAGCGCAAATGGGGGCTAATTGTATATGATGAGGTGCATTTGCTGCCTGCGCCGGTATTTCGAGCAACGGCGGATATTCAGGCCACCCGTCGTTTGGGATTGACCGCGACGCTTGTTCGGGAGGACGGATGCGAGCGGGATGTGTTCTCCTTGATTGGACCGAAGCGGTACGACATGCCGTGGAAGGAGCTGGAGCGACAGGGCTGGATCGCCCAGGTCGATTGTGTGGAGCTTCGGCTTCCCATGTCGGCTGCGCTTCTGGAACGCAGCATGCGTGCTGAAGGCAGGCAGCAGTACCGGATTGCCGCTGAAAATCCGGCCAAGCTGGAAGCGGTGCGCAGCCTGATGCAGCACCACCAGGGCCTGCCCACGCTTATTATCGGGCAATATTTGGATCAATTGCGTTTATTGGCGCAGGAGCTGAGCGTGCCGTTGATAACCGGGTCAATGAGCCAGACTGAGCGGGTGCGGTGGTTCGATGCGTTCCGCAAAGGTACAATTCGGACCTTGCTGGTGTCCAAGGTGGCGAACTTTGCTGTGGATTTGCCGGATGCGGCCGTAGCTATAGAGGTATCGGGCAGCTTCGGTTCCCGTCAGGAGGAGGCACAGCGGCTTGGCCGCATTTTGCGACCGAAGTCTGGTAAAAATAAGGCTTATTTTTATGCGCTAGTGACGGAGAACAGTAAGGAGACGGATTTTGCAGCCCGCCGTCAGCTGTTTCTGATTGAGCAGGGCTATGAATATGCGATTCGCAGATTTAGCTCGGGGGAGGCTATCGGGAACCTGAATGATGAGGCTGAAGCTGGCGGAAAGAAAAGAGAGGCGTGA
- a CDS encoding CBS domain-containing protein: MKKVQEVMTEKCVTVTPQDNIYEIALKMKDNDTGFIPVVESEGSDKLIGVVTDRDLVVRGYAAKHSGSSSVDTVMTTGIRTAQADMSVDQAAELMAEQQIRRLPVTEGDRLIGIVSIGDLAVRNIFADNAGEALSHISEQVH; encoded by the coding sequence ATGAAAAAGGTTCAGGAAGTTATGACTGAAAAATGTGTGACGGTTACCCCGCAAGACAATATTTATGAGATTGCGCTCAAAATGAAGGATAACGACACCGGTTTTATCCCAGTTGTGGAAAGCGAAGGTAGTGACAAGCTTATCGGTGTGGTAACGGACCGTGACCTTGTCGTTCGTGGTTATGCTGCAAAGCATTCCGGCTCTAGTTCAGTCGACACAGTGATGACAACAGGCATCCGTACAGCTCAAGCCGACATGTCGGTGGATCAGGCAGCCGAACTGATGGCAGAGCAGCAAATTCGCCGTCTGCCGGTAACGGAAGGGGATCGTTTGATCGGGATTGTTTCGATTGGCGATCTGGCTGTACGTAATATTTTTGCAGACAACGCTGGAGAGGCGCTTAGCCATATTTCCGAGCAGGTACACTAG
- a CDS encoding amidohydrolase, with product MTQHATDKSWFDQLQEHMVEWRRYLHKNPEISFQESQTAAFVANKLESWGIEARRHVGGHGVVGIIRGSKPGPVVMLRADMDALPIQDEKECEYRSSVDGAMHACGHDGHTSVLLGTAYYFSLHRDELEGEIRFLFQPAEELLPGGAVNVLKDGVLEGVDVIYGIHLWTPFPIGTAASCAGPLMAAADDFYIEITGKGGHGGMPQSTHDSVVAGSALVMQLQSIVSRSVDPLRPAVLTVGTIQGGAAQNVIAETCRLSGTIRTFDEETRTVMKDRLHAVTELTAATYGTTANIRYLMGYPPVVNDVHEASRFFKEAGPVFGEGKVQEASKLMPAEDFAYYLERVPGCFMFVGAGNPAKGAVYPHHHPKFDFDEDAMIKAVRLFIAMSTGYAAERKTVNTSR from the coding sequence ATGACACAACATGCGACAGACAAGAGCTGGTTTGACCAGCTACAGGAACATATGGTGGAGTGGCGCAGATATTTACATAAAAATCCCGAAATCTCTTTTCAGGAAAGCCAAACTGCAGCCTTTGTAGCGAACAAGCTGGAGAGCTGGGGTATTGAGGCTCGCCGACATGTAGGGGGGCACGGTGTTGTCGGTATCATTCGTGGTTCCAAGCCGGGGCCTGTTGTGATGCTGCGCGCCGATATGGATGCTCTTCCTATTCAGGATGAGAAAGAATGCGAATATCGTTCCAGCGTTGACGGAGCCATGCATGCTTGCGGACATGACGGGCATACGTCCGTTTTGCTCGGAACGGCTTACTATTTTAGTCTCCATCGGGATGAGCTGGAAGGAGAAATACGATTCTTGTTCCAGCCTGCGGAGGAATTGTTGCCTGGTGGCGCGGTCAATGTACTAAAGGATGGCGTGCTGGAAGGAGTGGACGTTATTTACGGCATCCATCTGTGGACACCGTTTCCGATCGGGACGGCTGCGAGTTGCGCAGGGCCGTTGATGGCGGCGGCGGACGATTTTTATATTGAAATTACGGGTAAGGGTGGTCATGGCGGTATGCCTCAGTCTACCCATGATAGTGTGGTAGCGGGTTCAGCTCTTGTTATGCAACTGCAAAGCATCGTGAGCCGTTCAGTAGACCCTTTGCGGCCCGCTGTGCTGACGGTGGGAACGATTCAAGGGGGGGCTGCGCAAAATGTGATCGCGGAAACATGTCGTCTGAGTGGGACGATCCGTACGTTTGACGAGGAAACCCGGACGGTGATGAAGGATCGGCTGCATGCGGTTACGGAGCTTACGGCGGCAACTTACGGAACAACAGCCAATATTCGCTATCTTATGGGATACCCGCCTGTTGTAAATGATGTGCACGAAGCTTCGCGTTTTTTTAAGGAAGCAGGACCCGTTTTTGGTGAGGGAAAGGTTCAGGAAGCGTCAAAGCTGATGCCTGCCGAAGATTTTGCTTATTATCTGGAACGTGTGCCGGGCTGCTTCATGTTCGTGGGAGCGGGTAACCCTGCTAAAGGAGCCGTTTATCCGCATCACCACCCTAAGTTTGATTTTGACGAGGATGCGATGATTAAGGCGGTTCGTTTGTTTATTGCGATGTCTACCGGATATGCTGCGGAGCGAAAAACAGTAAATACCAGCCGCTGA
- the ftsW gene encoding putative lipid II flippase FtsW, whose product MRNTKPETRRRGTPDFQLLILTLLLVGFGVIMVFSASSSVALLNKDYNFDSLYFVKRQAAFAILGLFIMFVAMNIKMEKYKKLFVPLFFITVLLLVIVLFTGSLNGAKSWLRFGSIGFQPTELAKISIILYLSALIVKKGDRFRDLRTGYIPVTVIVGFVAGLIMLQPDFGSCFILVATSGLIIYAGGASVKHITASIGLLLLGAALVFGIGSLFGGDSGASDGQATAKQDYKIGRFQAFLDPMEYKLGTGYNLVQSLQAIGEGGITGAGFGKGIIKLHYLPNSFNDFIFSVIGEEFGFIGTAIFLMLYLYFIWRGMIIALRCHDPFGTLVGTGIMGLIAIQAFINIGGVTQTIPITGVTLPFISFGGSSLLVTMFSIGIMLSISRENTKQAVQERTTGVAVRTQVPNRFQTRRANRSR is encoded by the coding sequence ATGAGAAATACGAAGCCGGAGACTCGAAGAAGAGGCACACCGGATTTCCAATTGCTGATCCTCACCTTGTTGCTGGTTGGATTCGGGGTAATCATGGTATTTAGCGCCAGCTCCAGCGTAGCTCTGCTGAATAAAGACTATAATTTTGACTCTTTGTACTTTGTGAAGCGTCAAGCTGCGTTTGCTATACTTGGACTTTTCATCATGTTCGTAGCTATGAATATTAAGATGGAAAAATATAAAAAGCTGTTTGTACCTTTATTTTTCATTACAGTTTTACTGCTGGTCATCGTTCTTTTTACAGGCTCTCTTAACGGCGCAAAAAGCTGGCTCAGATTTGGTAGTATTGGTTTCCAGCCAACCGAGCTTGCGAAAATATCCATTATCCTGTACTTATCCGCGCTGATTGTCAAAAAAGGGGATCGCTTTAGAGATTTACGAACCGGCTACATACCCGTAACCGTCATTGTAGGTTTTGTTGCGGGACTCATTATGCTTCAACCGGATTTTGGCTCCTGCTTCATCCTCGTAGCAACCAGTGGCCTGATTATTTATGCCGGGGGAGCCAGTGTCAAGCATATTACGGCTTCGATTGGTCTCCTGCTACTGGGCGCCGCCCTCGTTTTTGGTATCGGCTCGTTGTTTGGAGGAGATTCTGGAGCATCAGATGGCCAAGCCACGGCCAAGCAAGATTACAAAATCGGACGTTTTCAAGCCTTTCTTGATCCTATGGAATATAAGCTTGGAACTGGATATAATCTGGTACAATCCTTGCAAGCTATAGGGGAAGGCGGAATAACTGGGGCTGGATTTGGCAAGGGCATTATCAAGCTTCACTATTTGCCTAACTCTTTTAATGACTTTATTTTTTCCGTAATTGGTGAAGAATTTGGATTCATCGGAACAGCCATATTTCTGATGCTGTACCTGTATTTCATTTGGCGAGGGATGATTATCGCCTTGCGTTGCCATGATCCGTTTGGGACGTTGGTGGGTACAGGTATTATGGGCCTGATAGCCATTCAGGCGTTCATTAATATCGGTGGTGTAACCCAGACCATTCCGATCACCGGGGTTACGCTTCCCTTTATCAGTTTTGGTGGATCATCCCTTCTCGTCACGATGTTCTCCATCGGAATCATGCTCAGCATCTCCCGCGAAAACACCAAACAGGCAGTACAGGAACGTACTACAGGAGTAGCAGTTCGGACCCAAGTACCTAACCGTTTTCAAACTCGTAGAGCTAACCGTTCCCGTTAA
- a CDS encoding Asp23/Gls24 family envelope stress response protein produces the protein MAEQIQQLEAGNIKISNDVVGKIAGMAALETPGIAAMSGGLSEGWAKRLSGKNVQKGVSVEVGQLEAAIDLRIFVLYETPIHEVSRILQQNVREAVESMTGLRVVEVNVKVEGVAFKDDAV, from the coding sequence ATGGCAGAGCAAATTCAACAACTGGAAGCAGGAAACATCAAGATTTCCAACGATGTCGTAGGTAAAATTGCGGGGATGGCTGCACTGGAGACGCCCGGCATTGCTGCAATGTCAGGTGGCTTATCTGAAGGCTGGGCCAAAAGACTGAGTGGTAAAAATGTGCAAAAAGGCGTATCAGTGGAGGTTGGACAGTTGGAAGCTGCCATTGATCTTCGTATTTTTGTGCTCTACGAAACACCAATCCATGAGGTGTCCCGGATTCTTCAGCAAAATGTGCGAGAAGCTGTCGAAAGCATGACAGGTCTGCGTGTTGTGGAAGTCAACGTAAAAGTAGAGGGTGTCGCTTTTAAGGACGACGCAGTGTAA
- the cax gene encoding calcium/proton exchanger, with translation MKKWLSPSLLMATFALSAVAHYAHWNAIVQFAICAISVVFVAGFLGRATESVAHYAGQRLGGFLNATFGNAAELIIAIFLVKEGLYDMVKASLTGSIIGNLLLVLGASLFAGGLKYKVQNFNVSLAGLSGSLMIVAVIALFVPAVFLNTHVITDSESDTLSLIVAGTLIVAYIAWLIFSMITHKDYLSDVTEQQDEELPHEHAPVWSRNKSITYLVIATVMVAFVSEWLVGTLEIFTTQFGLSELFVGAFLVAIIGNAAEHSAAILLAMKNKIGASVEIAVGSSLQIALFVAPVLIFVSYFMGSTMNIVFTTIELVAIAVAVFIAKSITQDGSTNWYEGLMLLVVYVLLGVSFFLV, from the coding sequence TTGAAAAAATGGTTATCTCCCAGCTTGCTTATGGCGACCTTTGCCCTTAGCGCAGTCGCTCATTACGCCCATTGGAACGCGATCGTTCAATTCGCCATTTGCGCAATCTCTGTCGTGTTCGTAGCCGGGTTTCTCGGCAGAGCGACCGAAAGTGTAGCACATTATGCAGGCCAACGTCTGGGCGGATTTTTGAATGCCACTTTCGGCAACGCAGCCGAACTGATCATCGCCATCTTTCTCGTAAAAGAAGGTCTTTACGATATGGTGAAGGCGAGTCTGACCGGATCGATCATCGGCAATTTACTGCTTGTGCTGGGCGCAAGCCTGTTCGCCGGTGGGTTGAAATACAAAGTACAAAATTTTAATGTATCTCTGGCTGGCTTAAGCGGTTCACTGATGATTGTGGCTGTTATTGCTCTGTTTGTTCCGGCTGTATTTCTGAATACCCATGTCATTACGGATAGTGAATCGGATACGCTCAGTCTCATTGTTGCAGGCACACTGATTGTGGCATATATTGCGTGGCTTATTTTTTCCATGATTACACACAAAGACTATTTATCTGACGTAACTGAACAACAGGACGAAGAACTGCCGCATGAGCACGCCCCTGTGTGGTCCAGAAACAAATCCATCACGTACCTGGTAATCGCTACCGTTATGGTCGCCTTTGTCAGCGAATGGCTTGTAGGAACACTGGAGATATTCACGACCCAGTTCGGACTCAGCGAATTGTTCGTGGGTGCATTCCTCGTTGCCATTATCGGTAACGCGGCTGAGCACAGCGCGGCCATTTTGCTGGCGATGAAAAACAAAATCGGCGCATCTGTCGAAATCGCAGTCGGCAGCAGTCTGCAAATTGCGCTATTCGTTGCACCTGTGCTGATTTTTGTCAGCTACTTCATGGGAAGTACGATGAATATCGTTTTCACCACGATTGAGCTGGTCGCCATCGCCGTGGCTGTATTTATCGCCAAGTCTATTACCCAAGATGGCTCAACCAACTGGTATGAGGGGTTGATGCTGCTGGTTGTGTATGTTCTGTTAGGCGTATCTTTCTTCCTCGTGTAA
- a CDS encoding YlaN family protein encodes MTSSDLQEQLNIRAINLLQEDADKIKKLIEVQMENLATRYCPLYEEVLDTQMYGFSKEVDFAVRAGLLPEMVGKQLVSELERNLAILYEAMNNKAN; translated from the coding sequence ATGACTTCATCTGATTTGCAGGAGCAATTGAACATTAGGGCCATTAATCTGCTTCAGGAAGATGCAGATAAAATAAAGAAGCTTATTGAAGTACAGATGGAGAATCTGGCAACCCGTTACTGCCCTCTCTATGAGGAAGTGCTGGATACTCAGATGTACGGATTTTCCAAGGAAGTGGATTTTGCGGTTCGCGCCGGCCTTCTTCCGGAAATGGTAGGTAAACAGCTGGTCAGTGAGCTGGAACGCAACCTGGCTATTCTATATGAGGCCATGAACAATAAGGCCAATTAG
- a CDS encoding HPr family phosphocarrier protein, whose protein sequence is MSNNNAAIVEIAQTASKFTSSIVLHSENKYIDVKSILGLFTTLVSSHSYELHVHGPDAEEAKKAITEVFQKHGLHISVAS, encoded by the coding sequence ATGTCAAATAATAATGCGGCGATTGTTGAAATTGCACAGACAGCGAGCAAGTTTACTTCTTCCATCGTCCTTCATTCCGAGAATAAGTATATTGATGTGAAAAGTATACTTGGCTTGTTTACGACATTGGTCAGCAGCCACAGCTATGAGCTGCATGTTCACGGACCTGACGCGGAGGAAGCCAAGAAAGCGATCACTGAAGTGTTTCAGAAGCACGGGCTACACATATCGGTAGCCTCCTGA